A genomic window from Bacillus mesophilus includes:
- a CDS encoding HNH endonuclease translates to MEIVQYKDKILSELNEVKNQVGVSNSNKVSISYIEQNIKYLDRIGDLHDFLIYYRSNNQSKVTINDLMKQHGATPLDHLLDEGIQITEKYKEDITEISDFKIGETYSPWKIALFSKTYTIQNGIYPIYGDIARDNKAILIVANLNKGVHPNKWLEEDFVLKYYFKKTPQGTYNHKYNREIIESKQKGIPLFVFIKEDSIKDGNNLFLNGIFEYKNHYTEEDGKQWFKLIRAQVSESYYRRPSYRTEREDIEESVEAGETEVVAMTKARLGQRKFKKILLQNKKCCNICGLRDVRFLIASHIKAWSKSNNKERLDPNNGLLLCPNHDSVFDKGYITFDEKGKILISERLDESTFSLLNIHEGIKIQLNKKEQDYMDWHRTYFKEINKSNL, encoded by the coding sequence ATGGAAATAGTTCAATACAAGGATAAAATTCTATCTGAACTTAATGAGGTTAAAAATCAAGTAGGAGTCTCTAATTCGAATAAGGTTAGTATTTCCTATATAGAACAAAATATTAAATATCTAGATAGAATTGGTGATCTACATGATTTTTTGATCTACTACAGAAGTAATAATCAATCAAAAGTAACTATTAACGATCTAATGAAACAGCATGGAGCTACTCCATTAGACCATCTCCTAGATGAAGGGATTCAAATTACTGAGAAGTATAAAGAAGATATCACTGAAATTAGTGATTTTAAAATTGGTGAAACGTACTCCCCTTGGAAGATTGCTCTGTTTTCAAAAACTTACACCATACAAAATGGAATCTATCCAATATATGGGGATATAGCGCGTGATAACAAAGCCATCCTAATTGTAGCTAATCTCAATAAAGGTGTTCATCCTAACAAATGGCTTGAAGAAGATTTCGTTTTAAAATATTACTTTAAAAAAACACCTCAAGGGACATACAATCATAAATATAATCGAGAAATAATTGAATCTAAACAGAAGGGAATTCCACTTTTCGTATTCATTAAGGAGGATTCTATTAAAGATGGAAATAATCTTTTTCTAAATGGAATCTTCGAATATAAAAATCATTACACGGAAGAAGATGGGAAGCAGTGGTTTAAATTAATAAGAGCACAAGTAAGTGAATCCTATTATAGGAGGCCTTCATACAGAACAGAAAGAGAAGATATTGAAGAGTCAGTAGAAGCTGGTGAAACTGAAGTAGTTGCAATGACTAAGGCAAGACTTGGACAAAGAAAGTTCAAGAAAATATTACTCCAAAACAAGAAGTGCTGTAATATTTGTGGACTTAGAGATGTGAGATTTCTTATCGCTAGTCACATTAAAGCTTGGAGTAAGTCAAATAATAAGGAACGCTTAGATCCTAATAACGGACTACTATTATGCCCAAATCATGATTCCGTTTTCGATAAGGGATATATTACGTTTGATGAAAAAGGAAAGATTTTGATATCTGAAAGACTAGATGAAAGTACGTTTTCTCTTCTTAACATTCACGAAGGTATAAAAATTCAATTAAACAAAAAGGAACAGGATTATATGGATTGGCATAGGACGTACTTTAAGGAAATTAATAAATCAAACCTTTAA
- a CDS encoding DEAD/DEAH box helicase → MAVPKNSVQDNIYFNQLSKHRERLADALDDPALRGVKTSIVEKYSDQAHFIYELLQNADDAKATSARFLLHKDKLVFVHNGTRRFSISNPATEKEDSANGILADINAITSIANSSKREATIGKFGVGFKSVFQYTSTPHIYDPNIYFKIDRFIVPTLISEDSPGRKQDETLFVFPFDHTEREAGEAYEDISDKLRSLVYPLLFLPSLKDISFEILGTKGSYRKNIAKKQQFGDTTAEYICLMQNDGEELYEDKVWLFSRKDGNRNSYSVGFFLDEEENLTAKQHSAFCFFPTKEVTNLNFIIHAPFLLTDSREGIRVGVPHNKGMIESLADLAADSLVYLRDIGLANDYPLINDDIFDIIPYDESKFSDVNDKRKISFMPFYTAIHEKMSSEELLPTSEGFVSMQNAYWAYVPQIAELFTIDQLARLSVNAKAKWVFTSFGRQDTRRKNEALTKYIDSITHVWINEDDIVNGWKFEGSKEVFGGIDKAFIEGQPVDWLHSFYSWIAETSGRTKLIKNKPIFLNQDRNAVAPLDENEQVVLFLPTDTEGYNTVLPELLKNEDTAALLKQLGVERPSLRDEIYNHILPLYKDNKGGINTSQHFQKFFQYYNECPKNEVDRFISLIKEYAFVKFRSADDDKIYRGKASNLYLPSDTLRKWFQAKLDTRFIVLEEYLKLIGEGKNEELYRFFTDLGAKDEPRILTRELSDEEAYQIRDDWPNSTRVRKWHEKYIDGCEELIEYLIQKQDADLSVMVWEQLLKYVEYGYSYNSLRNILQGKCEYFYRSPRYMEFDSSEALRLRNSSWLLNSDTEFVSAGELTVQTLSHQYDLSKDEAVELLRYLVIDNTNAGTDYDDDNLTEEQREKIELAEALYDIPSEELKRFAEQYRANKHSSTHQADGDETDEGEEFDKASENQAVSRIAKEIGKRAVSVPKTKETAAPFTEEHTIESDEDEYTKPSINFSKKIEQAKQRSANEIAEIAQIDELSQKALNAEKYSFGWFKALLELESLNRGDNTANSREISISFSKVELEEGTSRTLILKHPSRYIPQSMEDLADIPLELHFANQPMVKVAVEVVNVKSYTLRAKLKTNAQIDGVELSLVTEARIEAKNPVFLLEELRKGFNNLDLDDDYDMQYNLCDNIEFVFGPPGTGKTTHLAKEVILPLMQEDNNLKVLVLTPTNKAADVLVRRLMEIDQNNSYTQWLVRFGATNDSVIEQSGVFRDKTTNIRTFPRNVTVTTIARFPYDYFLPEGDTRLHLNALNWDYIIIDEASMIPLVNIIFPLYKKTPEKFIIAGDPFQIEPITTVDIWKNENIYTMVELKSFTDPKTIPHPYRVKLLTTQYRSTPEIGEVFSQFTYGGVLHHNRTADNRRPLLIEEFMDIKPLNIIKFPVSKYESIFRPKRLQSKSNYHVYSALFAFEFVKYMSSLLEKVNGNEFFRIGLIAPYRAQSDLIDKLMASFKFPKNIDVQVGTIHGFQGDECDIIFALFNPPPSISSSKDMFLNKLNIINVSISRARDYLFILMPDDATVNVGNLTMIKRVEQLCKNQPDWIELESRHIEEVIFGSNSYLEDNSFSTSHQLVNVYGKPEKRYEVRSEDNAVDVQLHD, encoded by the coding sequence ATGGCGGTACCTAAAAACAGTGTTCAAGACAATATTTATTTTAATCAACTGTCAAAGCATAGAGAGCGTCTTGCTGATGCTCTTGATGACCCTGCTTTGCGGGGTGTAAAGACCAGTATTGTCGAGAAGTATTCGGATCAAGCACACTTTATTTATGAGTTGCTCCAAAATGCTGATGATGCAAAAGCTACATCGGCTCGTTTTTTGTTACATAAGGATAAATTAGTATTTGTACACAACGGAACAAGGCGCTTTTCAATATCAAATCCAGCAACTGAAAAAGAGGATTCTGCAAACGGAATACTAGCTGATATTAATGCAATAACATCAATCGCCAATTCTAGTAAACGCGAAGCCACCATAGGTAAATTTGGTGTCGGATTTAAGTCAGTATTTCAATACACCTCAACACCGCATATTTACGACCCAAACATCTATTTTAAAATAGATCGTTTTATAGTACCGACATTAATTAGTGAAGATTCTCCTGGCAGAAAACAAGATGAAACTCTATTCGTTTTTCCATTTGATCACACAGAGCGGGAGGCTGGTGAGGCATATGAAGATATTTCAGATAAACTTCGTTCATTAGTTTATCCTCTTTTGTTTCTTCCAAGTCTTAAGGACATTTCCTTCGAAATTTTGGGTACTAAGGGATCATACCGTAAAAACATTGCGAAAAAGCAGCAATTTGGTGATACTACTGCAGAGTATATTTGCCTTATGCAAAACGACGGTGAGGAACTTTATGAAGATAAGGTGTGGTTATTTTCACGCAAGGATGGTAATAGAAACTCATATTCAGTTGGTTTCTTTCTCGATGAGGAAGAAAATCTGACTGCAAAACAGCATTCAGCCTTTTGCTTCTTCCCGACAAAGGAGGTAACAAATCTTAACTTCATTATTCACGCACCGTTCTTGCTAACTGACAGCCGCGAGGGAATCCGAGTGGGTGTTCCACATAATAAAGGGATGATTGAATCATTGGCCGATTTAGCAGCGGATAGTCTTGTTTATCTTAGGGATATCGGTCTAGCAAATGATTATCCCCTAATTAATGATGATATATTTGACATTATACCTTATGATGAAAGCAAGTTTAGCGATGTGAACGACAAAAGGAAGATTTCATTCATGCCCTTTTATACAGCCATTCATGAAAAAATGAGTAGTGAGGAATTGCTACCAACTTCAGAAGGTTTTGTATCGATGCAAAATGCTTACTGGGCGTATGTTCCTCAAATTGCTGAATTATTCACAATTGATCAGTTGGCTCGTTTAAGCGTAAACGCAAAAGCAAAATGGGTTTTTACATCATTCGGCAGGCAGGATACACGTCGTAAAAATGAGGCACTCACTAAATATATTGATTCAATTACACATGTGTGGATTAATGAAGATGATATTGTTAACGGTTGGAAATTTGAGGGTAGTAAGGAAGTTTTTGGTGGAATCGATAAGGCTTTTATTGAGGGCCAGCCAGTTGATTGGCTACATTCCTTCTATAGTTGGATTGCGGAAACGAGCGGTCGAACAAAGCTGATTAAGAATAAGCCGATATTTCTTAATCAAGACAGAAATGCTGTTGCTCCCCTTGATGAAAATGAACAAGTTGTGTTATTTTTGCCGACTGATACAGAGGGATATAATACTGTTTTACCTGAGTTATTGAAAAATGAGGATACAGCTGCACTTCTTAAGCAGCTTGGAGTTGAACGCCCTTCCTTGCGGGATGAAATCTACAATCATATTCTTCCGCTTTATAAAGATAATAAAGGGGGGATTAACACTTCGCAACATTTTCAGAAATTCTTTCAGTATTATAACGAATGTCCCAAGAATGAAGTCGATAGATTTATATCACTCATTAAAGAATATGCTTTTGTTAAGTTTCGTTCAGCTGATGATGATAAGATTTATCGCGGAAAGGCAAGTAATCTTTATCTTCCGAGCGATACCCTAAGAAAATGGTTTCAAGCTAAGCTAGATACTAGATTCATAGTTTTGGAAGAATATTTAAAACTAATTGGTGAGGGCAAAAACGAGGAATTATATAGATTTTTTACAGACCTCGGTGCGAAGGATGAACCAAGGATCCTAACACGTGAGTTGAGTGATGAAGAAGCTTATCAAATCAGGGATGATTGGCCGAATTCTACCCGGGTTAGGAAATGGCATGAAAAGTATATTGATGGTTGTGAAGAATTAATCGAATATTTAATTCAAAAACAAGATGCTGATTTATCCGTTATGGTATGGGAGCAGCTATTGAAGTATGTTGAATACGGATATTCTTACAACAGCTTGCGGAACATATTACAAGGGAAATGTGAGTATTTTTATCGTAGTCCGCGGTATATGGAGTTTGATTCGAGTGAAGCATTGAGACTTCGCAATTCGTCCTGGCTCCTCAATAGTGATACCGAATTCGTATCAGCAGGTGAATTAACAGTACAAACCTTATCGCACCAATATGATTTGTCAAAGGACGAGGCGGTGGAGCTTCTTCGGTATTTAGTTATTGATAATACAAATGCAGGTACTGATTATGACGATGATAATTTAACAGAGGAGCAACGAGAAAAAATTGAACTAGCTGAAGCCCTTTATGATATTCCAAGCGAAGAACTTAAGCGGTTCGCGGAGCAATATCGGGCCAATAAGCACTCCTCTACTCATCAGGCTGATGGTGACGAAACGGATGAAGGAGAAGAATTCGATAAAGCTTCAGAAAACCAAGCTGTTTCTCGTATAGCAAAAGAGATTGGGAAAAGAGCTGTTTCTGTTCCAAAAACAAAAGAGACTGCTGCTCCCTTTACAGAAGAACACACAATAGAATCTGATGAGGATGAATACACAAAGCCATCTATCAATTTTAGCAAGAAAATAGAGCAAGCAAAACAACGAAGTGCAAACGAAATAGCAGAAATCGCTCAGATAGATGAATTATCACAAAAAGCGTTAAATGCAGAAAAGTACTCTTTCGGATGGTTCAAAGCTTTACTTGAACTTGAATCGCTAAATAGGGGTGATAATACTGCTAACAGCAGAGAGATTTCTATATCTTTCTCAAAGGTAGAACTTGAGGAAGGCACTTCACGAACACTTATTTTAAAGCATCCGAGTCGTTATATTCCTCAATCTATGGAAGACCTTGCGGATATACCACTTGAATTGCATTTTGCCAATCAGCCCATGGTAAAAGTGGCAGTTGAGGTTGTTAACGTAAAATCTTACACTTTAAGGGCGAAATTGAAGACGAATGCGCAAATTGATGGGGTAGAATTATCACTCGTTACTGAGGCTAGAATTGAGGCAAAGAATCCTGTGTTTCTATTAGAGGAACTACGAAAAGGGTTTAATAACCTTGATTTAGATGACGACTATGATATGCAGTACAACCTATGCGATAATATTGAATTTGTTTTCGGACCGCCCGGAACCGGAAAAACAACGCACTTGGCAAAAGAGGTTATTCTTCCCCTTATGCAAGAAGATAATAACCTAAAAGTACTTGTTTTAACTCCGACAAACAAAGCGGCAGACGTTCTTGTGCGTCGTCTTATGGAAATTGACCAAAACAATAGTTATACTCAATGGCTTGTACGGTTTGGCGCGACGAACGACAGTGTCATTGAGCAGAGCGGTGTTTTTCGTGATAAGACCACGAACATTCGAACATTTCCAAGAAATGTAACCGTGACGACTATCGCCCGTTTCCCATACGATTATTTCCTGCCAGAAGGAGATACAAGACTTCATTTGAATGCTCTAAACTGGGACTATATCATTATTGACGAAGCATCCATGATACCGCTAGTAAATATCATTTTCCCACTTTATAAGAAGACACCTGAGAAGTTTATAATTGCGGGTGATCCTTTCCAGATAGAACCGATTACTACAGTTGATATATGGAAAAACGAAAACATTTACACCATGGTGGAGCTTAAATCATTTACTGATCCTAAAACGATTCCTCATCCGTACCGTGTTAAGCTACTGACCACTCAATATAGAAGTACTCCCGAAATTGGTGAGGTATTTAGTCAGTTTACATACGGCGGTGTGTTACACCATAACCGAACCGCAGATAATAGGCGACCGTTGCTTATTGAAGAGTTCATGGATATAAAGCCATTAAATATCATTAAGTTTCCTGTAAGTAAATATGAAAGCATTTTTCGTCCGAAACGTCTACAAAGCAAAAGTAATTATCATGTGTATTCTGCACTTTTTGCATTTGAGTTCGTAAAGTACATGTCTTCTCTTCTTGAAAAGGTCAATGGAAATGAGTTTTTCAGAATAGGTTTAATCGCACCATATCGTGCTCAGTCTGACTTGATTGATAAGTTAATGGCTTCTTTCAAGTTTCCAAAGAATATAGATGTTCAAGTAGGGACAATCCATGGATTTCAAGGTGATGAATGTGACATTATTTTTGCACTGTTCAACCCGCCACCGTCCATATCATCTTCAAAGGATATGTTTCTTAATAAACTTAATATCATAAATGTCTCTATTAGTAGAGCTAGAGATTATCTGTTTATATTAATGCCGGATGATGCTACGGTAAATGTAGGAAATCTCACAATGATAAAGAGAGTAGAACAACTATGCAAGAACCAGCCGGACTGGATTGAGTTGGAATCGCGGCATATTGAAGAAGTAATTTTCGGAAGCAACAGCTATCTTGAGGATAATTCATTTTCAACAAGTCATCAGCTGGTTAACGTATATGGAAAACCTGAAAAGCGTTATGAGGTTAGAAGCGAAGACAATGCTGTAGATGTTCAATTACATGATTAG
- a CDS encoding MutH/Sau3AI family endonuclease has translation MTGHVFSKKQLEDTFNHVIGKTLGEVDVNNVFNRTITNPKITGIAGDVIEQSVLGYPPDSNQRPDLFVDGKDVELKTTGIRKPKKKSIHEFEAKEPMSITAVSPEKITKEDFKTSNFWHKLEIMLMVYYHYDSAVTVKAMDYANFVIKGYQFHEFSEEDQEILKNDWSIVKGYIKKLQEEYDIPENEYHTISSELRKDLMLIDIAPKWPNRPRFRLKRVTVTNIVQKYFGEKFEELQAKYSSFRELDEKLHALTELHRGKTIRELMMELNIPLKLGEKGDVHKSISEQIVVKMFGGNSKKISKIELFNKIGLIPKTITQTTKGTRTEDTKLFTIDFTEWTDENIPFEESFVFNYFNNQQFLCILFEEPSTTSTLLENKFLGFKRIMFKNHLIEIDVRNVWDEVRDLINNNLLKETVECKKDGTPMVNKKSGTIKTSINFPKSKNYTFFIRGTGDDANDKTLVINGIHMYQQNLWVKGKTLVEMLNEIEFI, from the coding sequence TTGACAGGACATGTGTTCTCAAAAAAACAATTAGAAGATACGTTTAATCATGTGATTGGCAAAACATTAGGTGAAGTGGATGTTAATAATGTTTTTAATAGAACTATAACCAATCCGAAAATTACTGGAATTGCAGGAGATGTAATTGAACAGTCTGTACTAGGGTATCCGCCGGATTCTAATCAAAGACCAGATCTATTTGTTGATGGTAAGGATGTTGAGTTAAAAACGACAGGTATTAGAAAGCCAAAAAAGAAAAGTATCCATGAATTTGAAGCCAAAGAACCTATGTCTATTACAGCTGTTTCGCCAGAAAAAATAACAAAAGAAGATTTTAAGACATCTAACTTTTGGCATAAACTCGAGATCATGCTGATGGTGTATTATCATTATGATAGCGCTGTCACGGTAAAAGCGATGGATTATGCTAATTTCGTCATTAAGGGATACCAATTTCATGAGTTTTCTGAGGAAGATCAGGAAATTCTGAAAAATGACTGGAGTATTGTAAAGGGCTACATAAAGAAATTACAAGAGGAATATGACATCCCAGAAAATGAGTACCATACTATTTCTTCTGAATTAAGAAAAGACTTAATGTTGATTGATATTGCTCCGAAATGGCCGAATAGACCAAGATTCCGTTTGAAAAGAGTGACAGTAACAAATATAGTCCAAAAATACTTTGGGGAAAAATTTGAAGAATTACAGGCTAAATATTCTTCATTTAGAGAATTAGATGAAAAGTTACATGCTTTAACGGAGTTACATCGTGGAAAAACGATTCGAGAACTCATGATGGAATTAAATATTCCACTTAAGTTAGGTGAAAAAGGCGATGTACATAAGTCCATTTCTGAACAAATTGTTGTGAAAATGTTTGGTGGAAATTCCAAAAAAATAAGTAAGATTGAGTTGTTTAATAAGATTGGACTCATCCCAAAAACAATTACTCAAACAACAAAAGGAACGAGAACAGAGGATACAAAACTATTTACCATCGATTTTACAGAATGGACGGATGAGAACATTCCTTTTGAAGAATCGTTTGTATTTAACTATTTTAACAATCAGCAATTTTTGTGCATTCTATTTGAAGAGCCCTCAACCACTTCAACATTACTTGAAAATAAATTTTTAGGGTTTAAACGAATCATGTTTAAGAATCATCTAATAGAAATAGACGTAAGAAATGTTTGGGATGAGGTTAGAGATTTAATAAATAACAATTTATTAAAAGAAACGGTAGAATGCAAAAAAGATGGTACACCTATGGTAAACAAAAAATCTGGAACGATAAAAACATCCATTAACTTCCCGAAATCAAAAAATTATACCTTTTTTATCAGAGGTACAGGTGACGATGCTAATGACAAAACATTGGTTATTAATGGTATTCATATGTACCAACAGAATCTTTGGGTGAAGGGGAAGACTTTAGTGGAAATGTTGAATGAGATTGAATTTATTTAA
- a CDS encoding nucleoside triphosphate pyrophosphohydrolase, producing MPVYNKLVRDLIPEVIEKTGKSFTSRILNDGEYINELNKKAQEELAEYYNAKDQKEVVEELADLLEVMHAMAQYHGTTMTEIERVREQKVMVRGGFKEKVLLIEVSDE from the coding sequence ATGCCAGTATATAACAAGCTTGTAAGAGATTTAATACCAGAAGTTATTGAAAAGACAGGGAAGTCATTCACATCTAGAATTCTTAATGATGGGGAATACATAAACGAATTAAACAAGAAGGCACAAGAAGAGCTTGCAGAATACTATAATGCTAAAGACCAAAAGGAAGTAGTAGAGGAATTAGCAGATCTACTAGAAGTCATGCATGCGATGGCTCAGTATCATGGCACTACTATGACTGAAATTGAAAGAGTAAGAGAACAGAAAGTAATGGTCAGAGGTGGATTTAAGGAGAAGGTTTTACTAATTGAGGTTAGTGATGAGTAA
- a CDS encoding HIT family protein, which translates to MTCPFCSIPEKVLENELAFAIYDKFPVSNGHLLIIPKRHIANYFDLTSEERLAIDELLYRGKELLDKQFTPDGYNIGINCGETAGQTIFHVHVHLIPRYKGDLDNPRGGVRGVIPDKRIY; encoded by the coding sequence ATGACATGTCCATTCTGCTCAATACCAGAAAAAGTCCTAGAAAATGAACTAGCATTTGCTATCTATGATAAATTTCCAGTCTCTAATGGACATCTATTAATCATTCCTAAACGACATATAGCTAACTACTTCGACTTAACTAGTGAAGAAAGATTAGCCATTGATGAGCTTTTATATAGAGGTAAAGAGTTATTAGATAAACAATTTACGCCAGATGGTTATAATATCGGAATAAACTGTGGAGAAACCGCTGGACAGACTATTTTCCATGTTCATGTGCATTTAATTCCACGGTATAAGGGGGATTTAGATAACCCTCGTGGAGGTGTTAGAGGGGTAATACCAGATAAAAGAATCTATTAA
- a CDS encoding DUF262 domain-containing protein: MAKYVVNNGSIDIILGWIKAGEIAIPEIQRPFVWDSSKVRDLMDSLYQGFPVGYIITWRNPDTKLKDGTQSMGKKILIDGQQRITAMTAALLGEEVVGSDYKKKKIRIAFNPKEEKFEVTNPAIQKDVEWINDISSMFKSGFNMFGFVNSYCQSNNIQDQNSIGEIINKLLHIRNSNLGIIELSHELDIETVTEIFIRINSQGVVLSQADFAMSKIAVNENYNGVHIRKTIDYFCHLAKNPTDYSTIASNDTDFARTDYFNKIKWIKDHNESLYIPDYSDLLRVAFTSKFYRGRLSNLVSLLSGRDFETREYKEEIAEASFKTLEEGVLSFVNETNFKRYLMIVKSAGIINKSLIRSQNTLNFGYVLYLLLRDKKVDQAIINKTVRKWLVLSMLTGRYSGSPESMFEFDVRRFNNASDPQSYVKNIEEGELSDAFWNNILVTRLNTSVASSPYFNLYLMAQIKSGDKGFLSKEVEVKHLIEERGDIHHIFPKKYLQKNGYNNRGQYNQIANYAYTQQEINITIKDQAPKVYMEKVKEQINSDSNRYGEIKDINVLMHNLKQNSIPVETFDMDYSRYDEFLELRRKLMAGKIREFYFSL, translated from the coding sequence ATGGCTAAATATGTAGTAAATAATGGTTCAATAGATATAATCTTAGGATGGATTAAAGCTGGTGAAATAGCAATTCCAGAAATACAAAGACCTTTTGTATGGGATTCAAGTAAAGTAAGAGATCTAATGGACTCACTATATCAAGGGTTTCCAGTTGGTTATATTATTACTTGGAGAAACCCAGATACGAAGCTAAAAGATGGAACACAATCAATGGGGAAGAAAATATTGATTGATGGCCAGCAAAGAATTACTGCTATGACTGCAGCGTTATTAGGAGAAGAAGTGGTTGGTTCAGATTATAAAAAGAAAAAAATTCGTATTGCCTTCAATCCCAAAGAGGAGAAATTCGAAGTAACTAACCCAGCAATTCAAAAAGATGTTGAGTGGATAAATGATATTTCTAGTATGTTTAAAAGTGGATTTAATATGTTTGGTTTTGTAAATAGTTATTGTCAGAGTAATAATATCCAAGACCAAAACAGTATTGGGGAGATTATAAATAAATTATTGCATATTCGGAATAGTAATTTAGGCATAATTGAACTTTCGCATGAACTAGACATAGAAACGGTAACCGAGATTTTTATCCGAATAAACTCTCAAGGTGTAGTTTTAAGTCAAGCAGACTTTGCTATGTCAAAGATCGCTGTAAATGAAAACTACAATGGTGTACACATCCGAAAGACAATTGATTACTTCTGTCACTTAGCTAAAAATCCAACTGATTATTCTACAATCGCATCAAACGATACGGATTTTGCAAGAACTGATTATTTTAACAAAATTAAATGGATAAAAGACCATAATGAGTCTCTTTATATCCCTGATTACTCTGATTTACTTCGAGTGGCCTTTACCTCTAAGTTTTACAGAGGAAGACTCTCCAACCTGGTGAGTTTATTATCTGGAAGAGACTTTGAGACTAGAGAATATAAAGAAGAAATTGCCGAAGCTTCTTTTAAAACTTTAGAAGAGGGTGTGCTTTCATTCGTCAATGAAACAAACTTTAAGAGATATTTAATGATTGTAAAGTCAGCAGGGATTATTAATAAGAGCCTTATACGCTCCCAAAATACACTGAATTTTGGTTATGTATTATACTTATTGCTAAGGGATAAGAAGGTTGACCAGGCTATTATAAATAAAACAGTTCGTAAATGGCTAGTGTTATCAATGTTAACAGGACGTTATTCTGGATCACCTGAATCAATGTTTGAATTTGATGTAAGAAGATTTAATAATGCATCAGATCCACAAAGTTATGTGAAAAACATTGAAGAGGGTGAGCTTTCAGATGCATTCTGGAACAATATATTAGTCACTCGTTTAAATACCTCTGTTGCAAGTAGTCCATATTTTAATCTTTATTTAATGGCTCAAATTAAGAGTGGAGATAAAGGCTTCTTATCTAAAGAAGTAGAGGTTAAACATCTGATAGAAGAACGTGGAGATATACACCATATCTTTCCTAAAAAGTATCTGCAGAAAAATGGATACAACAATAGAGGTCAGTACAATCAGATAGCCAATTACGCATACACACAGCAAGAAATTAATATTACGATTAAAGACCAAGCTCCTAAAGTATATATGGAAAAAGTTAAGGAACAAATCAACTCAGATAGTAATAGGTACGGTGAGATCAAAGATATTAATGTCCTTATGCACAACCTTAAGCAAAATAGTATACCAGTAGAAACATTTGATATGGACTATAGCAGATATGATGAATTCTTGGAATTAAGAAGAAAATTGATGGCTGGTAAAATTAGAGAGTTTTATTTTTCTCTCTAA
- a CDS encoding DUF6339 family protein has translation MKMKFLTDETLIDLRTNYDAYKEHYYNKNDQWFNDYFNQEGRVLESKIDLNMDKLNLNEDYSISDKENVKVIYEALKDLTVSQATQERLWSGLAHLQLRDFSYYRLKNELENKNDQRINTALFFKNGNKRSLFVHILARLWWVGYMTYDKEHPTNPYWLTEFFCEKDFSARSVVFFSSNLTSNPNITKGILKTLVKWQQSGINITRDHFVQANKYLNVVGGAMILDMLSTEEVEEMVNNYLSRYYGLVDSSLVSI, from the coding sequence ATGAAAATGAAATTCTTAACCGATGAAACTCTTATTGATTTAAGGACAAACTATGATGCTTATAAAGAGCATTATTATAATAAGAATGATCAATGGTTTAATGATTACTTTAACCAAGAAGGAAGAGTACTAGAATCCAAGATAGACTTAAACATGGACAAGCTTAACTTGAACGAGGATTATTCAATTAGTGATAAGGAAAACGTTAAAGTTATATACGAAGCACTAAAGGATCTTACCGTTTCACAGGCTACTCAAGAAAGACTTTGGTCAGGTTTAGCTCATCTTCAGTTAAGAGATTTTTCTTACTATCGTTTAAAGAATGAACTAGAAAATAAAAACGATCAACGTATTAATACAGCATTGTTTTTCAAAAACGGAAATAAGAGATCTCTGTTTGTTCATATATTAGCTAGATTATGGTGGGTAGGATACATGACCTATGATAAGGAGCATCCAACCAATCCCTATTGGCTAACAGAGTTCTTCTGTGAAAAAGACTTCTCTGCAAGATCAGTCGTTTTCTTTTCTAGTAACCTTACTTCTAATCCTAATATTACAAAAGGTATTCTTAAAACGCTTGTTAAGTGGCAGCAAAGTGGAATTAATATTACGAGGGACCATTTTGTTCAAGCAAATAAGTATCTTAACGTTGTCGGTGGAGCGATGATTTTAGATATGTTATCTACTGAGGAAGTTGAGGAAATGGTTAATAATTATCTTAGTAGGTATTATGGATTGGTGGATTCTAGTTTAGTATCAATCTAA